The Camelina sativa cultivar DH55 chromosome 16, Cs, whole genome shotgun sequence sequence TTGTTACCgtaaaaatgtaaactaaaataaggatttaaagaaaaacaagatcTGAGAAATTCCTTTACCAATGTACATTTGAAGACGTAGGAGTAGCCTCTCTCAGCATCTACCGGCATTAGGGTAGTAATAAATCTAAACTAAACTAGATTACACTGGATATAATAAAAGATTAGCCCTATTCCTTAAGTTTGTTCTATTTATTAACATTTCACCTCGGTAAAGAAACCTAGATTGTAACTCGTGCTCCTAGCAATCAGGAGAAGAAAAAttctcaaaagtcaaaaagatTCTGACTAAGAAGATGTTAATGTCTAAGGTCGAGCCAAGCAAAGCATTGACCTCTGTTTTTGCCTATTGAAAAGATTagagggacaaaaaaaaaaaaaaaacaaatagcaCACGCGTCGAATAATTTGATCAAAAATTCTTTATGTCACCGTTAATCGCATTATTGTAGCACAACAAACGGTCCTATTCTTAGAACGTGAAAGGAAACTCTCAAAcgtaaaatttctataataaaCAATTCAAGATAGTGGTAATCCATGATGTTgggatatatttttattgtctaCGCTAATCAGGATATTCCGAGATTCTTGAGAGCTTAACACCCTCCATTATAGCAAAAatcaagaataattaaaatatataacaagttTTTATTTGACCATATAAATCTTCAGAAGACAAAGAACCATTTAGTGGACAACAACAATTTATTTAGCGGGACGTCTTTTGGACAAGTTTTCttgccttttgttttcttatagttTAATTAGATAGATGCTAAGAGCAAGATCCATGGCCGTATAAAATTACGGGAAGATAATTAAAATGAAGGGGTGAAATGTGGTGTACCTTGTTGGATGTGATCAGGCAAATTGGGTCAAGAAGTATACATAGGCATCAATAATCTCAAATCGAGAAAGCCTGTCAACAACATAAAGCTTCCCATGGTCCTGTAGTTTTTCCATTGAACTATTTTGGAGCTGTAGATTTCCTGCAGTAGCTGAACCCGAAAACAATGGTTTCTGTGCCACTCGTGAACTGGTCTGTTGTTAACCAAGCAAGCTACATTTAGCTTCGTAATAAAGAAAGGCTTTTTACCTGATAAAGAAAAGTGTAAGCCAATTGAGAAGTTACATATATCCAACAAGTGGTTGTAAAAGATGTAAACCAGTAACAAGTTGTCAGACTCTAGATTGGTCTTGGTTCTTAACTCTAACTAGACTCAGTAAAGAAgcaaaatttggaaaagaatgAGACAGTTCATGAAGAATAAAGATTTCCTTGTAGTACATTAACGAAATTGCAGAATGTAGTAAACATAatctcaacaaaaaaacataggGTGATTTGACGAATTTCATTTGGGAGTTTTGACGAACAACTGGTGTGCAAATTAATTAAATCTAGTCAATTTACATCTATTTACCGCGAGATGTAGTTAGACGGGTGAGAAGACTAGTACACTTAAGAAAAATAACTTGATCATTGCCAAGATTGGATTGAAGGCTTTAAAGTAAATTACAAATGCGATCGATCAAAGCCACAAttgatcctaaaaaaaaaaaaaaaaaaaaaaaattaaaaaaacagaagagtATTCCACGTTCATAGCATTAACACGTTTAAGACGTTCGGTGGCAAGAGCCCTTTTACTACTACACACACTAGTCATTACATTACCTGTAGATGTTGGTCGTAATGGTCACTTGCCCAATCccctcctttttttcttcttctttttgttttgctttgacTTGCCCAAATCTaattccgtttttttttttttttttggatttccgATTTAATATGGAAATAAATAAGTTGAATAATTTCCAGTTTTTTTAGAATTCTATTACAAATTTTCGTTAGGTACTAGTTTTTGTATAAAATGGTCATCCGCTATTACGTGGTACATATAAGTGTCATATCATATATCACGTTTTCTCAGCCAAGATATGACTACTTCAAGATTGTCAAAANaaaaaaaaaaaaaaaaaaaaaaaaagaaatcactaCTTCAAGGTTCAGTCGAAAGATGAATCATTCTCATTGTTGTTGGGGCCTCCACTTTCCTGGACTcggtctttttcattttctcccCCCAAGGACCCATTCTAAAGGGCATTATTAATGTGTTTGCCTagtttgtaaataatatatgtatttgcAATATTTCTATGCACTTAACAAAAAATagcaatttttttgttctctatAATGATTCACTATACTTATTACGCAAAACACATGTAATGAATTGAAATGAATACAAAGAAATGTTATATCTTCGATTCTAAGTAATTTGTGTAcatgaaaataaacaaaagacattTTGGTAGTTTTGTCTAGCGAGCAAATaatattggagaagaagatacacAATAGAACGAGAAGGGAGGGACACCTGTTTTTTCGAAGCAGACGAATTAGATGCCTGTTTGGTCCTTTATAATAATAAGTTACTATAATTTACCTCCAAAGACTCGCTTAAAAAGTCTTTTAAAGGAAGGTCGGTCATATAGGCGGTGATGATGACTCTTTTGGAACAAAGTGattggtaaagaagaaaaactagaaagcttaaaaaggaaaaaggaaaaaagaaaaaatgcatGTGGTTTTGTTCTATTCATTAAAAAAGACTTTTTCTTCGAAGAGGAAAATAACACTTTTCACCGTTTTTAGCTCCAGCTTTTCACCACCCTGCCGTTTTTTTCCCCACTTTTATCGAtgctttttcttcatcttggaCCTTACTTAGCTCACAAGCCTTTTAGATCCACGACCCTTTTTAgtttttccttttctcctttttggCTTCGCAATATTGTAATTAGACTTATTTAAGTAATTACAGAGGTAATTTCTAATCACAAATGACTATTTTTCAATGTTAATTACGAGTTGTCTTTTTGTGTATGATAGGGGTTCTatgaacaatttaataattatgattaaCCGTAATATTGTAATGTAGGTTCTGGTAACCGTTAATAAATGTGTCCAAAAAAAGTGTcgttttttatataagttttaaatttttaattaacaaaaaaaaaaaccaaaaggtAAAAGAGAAATTTCTTTCAATAGCACTAATTTAAGTTATTCTTCCAAATCTAGCACATATTCTCAATTTTTCCAAAAGTAGCATTTGTATACattaaatttcttatttaatttaaataacaaaatttaatttgaaattattaaacTTACTTTTTGATAGGTTCCGTGAAGGTTCCGGCGAAGTTTACAGAGTTACGGTGAAGCTTCCGGTAATAAACCTTCCGGTgaagcttcctcttcttctttttcttcttcttcttcttcttattattatttttcttcttctttttcgtgcATTTTTTCTAGTCTTATATTTTGACATTCTCAACGAGATCGTGATTCTTTATAGCTTTTAATTGAGGGATTAGACAAATTTGTCATATTAAGGCTTTTGAATATAGCTAATTGTTTCATCACCAATCATATTCATAATTGGATTTGTAGCTTTGTTGTTGCTTCCTTGCCAAGTGTAATGGGATGAGCTACTATGGTCTGGGTTTATATttgcggagaagaagaagaagaagctttgggTAATGGAATTTTTGGATATTAAATGAAATCTgattatgaattatgaattgTTGGGAATTGTTCAGTATTGTTGGGTATTGGAATTGCTGGGTACTGTTGAATGTTGGAACTGTTGGGAATTGTTAGGTAATAAAAGAAATCTGATTATGAGCGGTGGCTTGAATTTTTGGGTATTAGAATTTGAACTGTAAATGAAATGGAAAAGCATGGGTAATCTTGAAGCTAAACTGTGTATTTGAGTGCTATCTTCTCATCTTTGACAACAATATTGATGTATACCAAGTGTTTGATATAATGccattgaaaacaaagaagatggTAAATAGTAAGAAAATTAGTTGGTTTTGATGTCTTTGGCTTCTTCGGGTTATACTTCGTCGGTTATGGAGTTGGCTAGTAGTGTTGATGAGGCAGAGTACAGTGGGAGAGGATCTTCTCGTTCTGGTCATAACCATTTTTGGGATTTATGAATATTTAGGAAAAGCTTCATAAATTTCAAGGATGTCTTTCTAAATATTatgaaatccttcctaaatCTACAGTAAAATCATTGGGGGACATAGTTGGACTAGCGTGTCTTGAATTAAGCTCAGTacaatacataaaatatgtcCTCTCTGATGGTTCTGGGTAAAATGAGATGTATATGGTTGGTGCTATAGctattgtgttattttttatgaaaaccatcataatttttaaagtatccttcctaaacatcattcaatccttcataaataatttgtttgcaCCCAGCTTAGTTTTTAACCTAAATTAgtgtttgttattatattttctacgaATGAATAGCTTGGCTTATTGGTACACTCTCTTAGACCGTTCGTAAAAATAGGCATCAAATTTGAATCTTGGCTAATCTTAAAgagttcacattttttttttttatgaaagccatcatgaagttcaagaagttcatttttttattttttatgaaagccATCATAAATGTTAAACatcattctgatgtttggaaatctaaactttttttatgaaagtcatcatgaaatttaagaaaatccttcctgaatttcatagaattcttttcaaatttcatacaatccttcctgaatttcatagAATCCTTCCCGAATTTCATATAACTTTTCCTGGATTTCATATAATCCTTCCTGAAATTAAGAACCTAGAAAatagaaatcagaaaaaaaCCTAAGTGTGTTCAACGTGTTAATAGAATAAAACAGTCGGTGAATCAAGTAAATATGGTGAAGTAACGGACAAAAAGGAACAAGATtcaaaggaggaggaagaaattCAAGGGAACATGGGAACAatgataaagagagagaggaacaatGATCGAGAGAATAGAGGGACAAtgatatagagagagagggacgatgatagagagagagaatgatagaGAGAGAATGATCGAGAGAGAGTGGATCATAGGTTTTAGATTGAGATCTTGGTTTGTGCATgctcaaaagaaattaaataaattttaattttattaataatttagtttttttccaaaattgaggatatataaatttgtgttAGTTTTAGAATGTTTGAAAATATGTACTAAatatggaagaaaaacttaaaattgtgttatttttgtcaattggtCAAAGTAAAAAGATTAGTTAGGTTAATTTTTGTcggttatgttttatttttttgccgataaatatgagaaaaataGTCAGTAGAGTACACACTGtagttagtagtagtagtgtagTGGGAAAATCTGGAAACAGctatatagcttttttttttctttttctttccctttgcTCTATGACTGTTGTGAAATATGCAGAGCCGACGTGAGCTTCACGCGCCACCGTAacctgaaggagaagaagaaataagcCCTCAGCCATGGGATGTGCGGCGTCCAAGCTCGATAACGAAGATTCTGTACGGCGTTGTAAGGATCGCCGCCGTCTCATGAAAGAAGCTGTCTACGCTCGTCATCATCTCGCCGCCGCTCAAGCCGATTATTGCCGATCTCTTCGTCTCACTGGATCTTCTCTCTCCTCATTCGCCGCCGGTGAACCTCTTTCGGTCTCCGATCAAACTCCGGCCGTTTTCCtccatcctcctcctccgcttTCTGAACCATCTCCGGCTAAATTCGTCCCTCCACGTTTTCCTCCGTCGCCTCCTCCGATGTCTCCCTCTGTTGCTAGTAGTACCAAGCAGTCTTCTTCAGTCAATTCCGTCTCTTCAAATCGACGGCGGAAACAGCCACCGAAACCTAAGCTGCCTCATATACTCTCGGAGTCAAGTCCTTCGTCTTCTCCGAGGAGTGAGAGATCCAATTTCATGCCGAACTTTTATCCCGGAGCTGCTTATCAGAACTCTACTTACTCCGCTACTCCTTCTCATGCGGCCTCCTCCGTCTGGAACTGGGAGAATTTTTACCCTCCTTCACCTCCGGACTCCGAATTCTTCAATCGGAAGGctcaagagaagaaacaaaactccGATGATCGCTTCAAAGATGAGGATACTGAAACAGAGAGGTCAGAGTATGATTTCTTCGACCCGAGTAAGCAGAAGCTGAAGCAGTTCGAATCAGTGAGCAATGTCGtggagacggagacggagagAGAGGAAGTACATTGTAGTGAATGGGAGGATCACGATCATTACAGCACCACGAGCTccgatgaggaggaggaagaagatgacgataGAGAGTCGATCTCTGAGGTAGGGACTCGCTCCGAGTTTGGTGGATCTACGGTGAGAAGTACTTCGATGAGACAGCATCATCAGCCAATGCCGCGAGAATACGGCGGCTCTGAACAAGGCAAATATGATAAAGCCGATGATGCGACTTTATCTTCTGGTAGCTATAGAGGCGGAAGAGAGATCACTGACATGAACATGGTGGTTAGGCATAGGGATTTGAAAGAAATCGTTGATGCGATTAAGGAGAATTTCGATAAAGCCGCTGCCTCGGGCGATCAAGTGTCTCAGATGCTTGAGCTTGGCAGAGCTGAGCTCGATCGCAGTTTCAGCCACTTGAAGAGTGAGTTCTGTTTCCTTGCTTTTCTTGGTAACTTGGAGAATTATCCAtgcttttgatgagtttgtgacattttgaattttgtgttaTTAGAAACGGTGATTCATTCTAGTAGCATATTAAGCACCTTGAGCTCAACATGGACCTCGAAGCCACCATTGGCAGTCAAGTACAGGATAGACACGACGGCTCTGGATCAACCGAACAGTTCGAAGAGCCTTTGTTCCACTCTTGACCGTCTCTTGGCATGGGAGAAGAAGCTCTATGAAGAGATTAAGGTCCTTTTACAGTTTGTCCAAATCAAAGCCTTTGTaggtttttagttttgattaattttgggAATTGACTGTTGGTaactgatgatttt is a genomic window containing:
- the LOC104749302 gene encoding uncharacterized protein LOC104749302; the encoded protein is MGCAASKLDNEDSVRRCKDRRRLMKEAVYARHHLAAAQADYCRSLRLTGSSLSSFAAGEPLSVSDQTPAVFLHPPPPLSEPSPAKFVPPRFPPSPPPMSPSVASSTKQSSSVNSVSSNRRRKQPPKPKLPHILSESSPSSSPRSERSNFMPNFYPGAAYQNSTYSATPSHAASSVWNWENFYPPSPPDSEFFNRKAQEKKQNSDDRFKDEDTETERSEYDFFDPSKQKLKQFESVSNVVETETEREEVHCSEWEDHDHYSTTSSDEEEEEDDDRESISEVGTRSEFGGSTVRSTSMRQHHQPMPREYGGSEQGKYDKADDATLSSGSYRGGREITDMNMVVRHRDLKEIVDAIKENFDKAAASGDQVSQMLELGRAELDRSFSHLKKTVIHSSSILSTLSSTWTSKPPLAVKYRIDTTALDQPNSSKSLCSTLDRLLAWEKKLYEEIKAREGFKIEHEKKLAQLQSQEYKGDDEAKLDKTKASITRLQSLIIVTSQAVTTTSTAIIRLRDTDLVPQLVELCHGFMYMWKSMHQYHETQNSIVEQVRGLINRSGKGESTSELHRQATRDLESAVSSWHTSFSRLIKFQRDFILSVHTWFKLTLLPVCQEDATDHHKEPLNAYAFCDEWKLALDRVPDTVASEAIKSFINVVHVISAKQADEHKIKKRTESASKELEKKASTLRNLERKYYQSYSMVGAGLPDSGPDSEHMLDARDPLSDKKLELAACQRRVEEEMLKYSKAIEVTRAMTLNNLQTGLPGVFQSLTSFSALFMESLQTVCTRSYSIK